The following DNA comes from Streptomyces sp. NBC_00690.
TGATTCCCTCCGGCGATCAGCAGCAGCGGTGGGCCGGCAGGGTCTCCGAGGTCCTCACTCCACAGTTGTACGTCGTCGGTGGTCACGATCCGTTCGGGCATGCGGGGTTCCCTCTCGCGGGCGCTCTGGTTCCGTCCCCGTCAATCGACGGGGGTCATCTCGATCAGGCAGAAGTCGAACGGCACGACGGGCGAGGTGATGGGGGTGACGAGGGAGGTGATGGCGAGCCCGGCGGAAGCCGCCAGCTCGGACCACTCGGCCGTCGTCCGTACCCGACCGCCGAGGAACACCAGCATCCGCATGTCGAGGAGGCTGAAGTGGAGGTCGGCGGTGCTCGTCGTGGCGTCGGTCGAAGGTTCGGCGCGTTCGCGCAGGATCAGGGTGCCGCCCGGCTCCAGGGCGTCCCGGCAGCGCTTGAGGATGCGTCGGGCCTCGTCGTCCTGCCAGTTCAACAGCACCATGGAGAGCAGGACCAGGTCTGCGGTCACCGGTAGTTCGTCGAAGAAGTCGCCGCCGATGACGTCGATGCGGTCCGCGAGCCCCCGCTGGGCGATCTTGGCACGCGCCCGGTCGGCCGGGGACGGCAGGTCCAGCAGGGTGCCGCGCACCTCGGGCAGTGTCCGCACGATCGACTGGATCAATCCGCCGGGGGCACCGCCGACGTCGAGGACGTGCCGTACGCCGCTCCAGTCGTAGGTGGCGATGAAGCCCTCGTCGACCGCTTCCTCCTCGGTCGCCATGAGTGCGTCGAAGGACTCGCCCAGCTCCGGGTTGGCCGACAGATCGTCCCAGAACGGCCTGCCGTACAGGGCTTCATAGCTGGGGCGTCCGGTCTTGACCGCTTCCAGGAGTTGCGTGAAGGCGAGGTCGGCCCGGCCGATGATCTGGTCGAGCGCGAGCCAGGAGCGCTGTTGGAGCGGGTGGTCGTCGGCGAGCAGCAGTCCGAGTTCGGTGGGGCCGAACCGGCCGGGGGCACTCTCCTCGAACACACCGACGGCGGTGAGGTGGCGCACCAGGCGGTGCAGCGCACCGGCGTCGGCGCCGGTGGCCCGTGCCAGGTCCTTGGGGGTGTGCGCCCCGGCGGCCATGTGGTCCACCAGCCGCAGGGTGGCGGCGACCCGCAGGGACGTCGGTGTGACGAGGTCGACCAGCCGGAGGAAACGGTCGATGGGCGTGCCGTCGTGCTGACTGCTCGTGCTGCTCACGTGGGCGTCTCCCCTGGGTCGCTCGGACGTCCGTGCCCGGCGAGTGTGGTCCGCCCGTCTCGCAACCGTCTCGACGATCGCTGGGCCATCGTCGGAGCGGAAGTGGCGGACGGGTCAAGTGGGCCGCGAGCGGCCCCTGACAGCGTGGGCCATCGGCGTTCCGTTTGAGCGCGCACCCAAGGGACGTCGAAGGAACACCGAGGGACTTCCACGAACGGGGATCGCATGACGAGCAAGGAACTGAAGGTCGCCATCGTGACTGGTGCGACCAGCGGAATCGGCGCCTCGGTCGCCGCCCTGTTGGCCGAGCAGGGGCACCGGGTCTTTCTGTGCGGCCGTGACGCACAGAACGTCGCCACGACCATCGAGCGGTTCCGCAAGGAGGGGTACGAGGTCGACGGCCGGGCCTGCGATGTGCGTTCCACCGACGATGTGCACGTGTTCGTCGCGGCGGCCGTCGAGCGGTACGGTCCGGTCGGCATCCTGGTCAACAACGCCGGTCGCAGCGGCGGCGGTACGACGTCGACCCTCACCGACGAACTGTGGCGCGATGTGATGGCGACCAATCTCGACGGTGTCTTCCGTGTGACGCGCGAGGTGCTCACCACCGGCCGGATGCTGGAGGGCACCAGCGGCCGGATCATCAACATCGCCTCGACCGGCGGCAAGCAGGGGGTGATGTTCGGCGCCCCGTACTCCGCCTCGAAGCACGGTGTGGTGGGCTTCACGAAGGCGTTGGGTCAGGAGCTGGCGAAGTCGGGGGTCACCGTCAACGCCGTCTGCCCCGGCTATGTCGAGACGCCGATGGCCCAGCGGGTGCGGCAGGGGTACGCCGACTTCTGGGAGACCAGCGAGGACGAGGTCCTGACCAAGTTCGAGGCGAAGATTCCGCTCGGCCGGTACTCGACACCCGAGGAGGTGGCCGGTCTGGTCGGCTATCTCGTCAGCGACACGGCCGCCTCCATCACCGCACAGGCGCTCAACGTCTGCGGCGGGCTAGGCAACTACTGAGCCGACCGGAGGACGACCGACCACCGTGGCAGCGACGGGTGAGACAAGAGGACCGGAAGATGACTGAGCCCCAGACCCATCACACTGAGCACCGGATCACCGTGAACGCCCCGGCCGATGTGGTGTTCGCGCTGATCGAGGACGTCACCGGCTGGCCGGAGACCTTCCCGCCGTGCGTCCACGTCGATGCCGAACGTGACGGCGACCGTGAACGCATCCGGATCTGGGCCACCGCAGGTGGGGAGGTGAAGGGCTGGACCTCGCTGCGCGAGCTGGACCGGAAACGGCTGCGGGTCCGGTTCCGTCAGGAGGTGTCCGCGCCTCCCGTGGCCGCGATGGGCGGCGAATGGGTGATCGAGAGCGATCCGTCCGGTGCGACCCTGGTCCGGCTGTTGCACGACTTCAGCGCGATCGGCGACGACCCGGCGAAGGTGGAGTGGATCCAACACGCGGTGGACCGCAACAGCGGCCAGGAACTGGCCGCGCTGCGCGCCGCCGCGGAACTGCGGACGCAGCGCGGCGAGCTGACGCTGACGTTCTCGGACTCGCTGCGGGTGGCCGGTGCCGCCAAGGACGTCTACGACTTCATCGACCGGGCGGACGCCTGGGAACAGCGGCTGCCGCACGTGGCCCGGGTGTCCCTCACCGAGGACGTCCCAAGGCAGCAGGTGCTGGAGATGGACACCCGCACCGCGGACGGCTCCACGCACACCACCCGGTCGGTGCGGATCTGCTTCCCCCATGACCGGATCGTCTACAAGCAGCTCCAGACACCGGTGTTGATGTCGGCGCACACCGGTGAGTGGCTGATCCGCGAGGTCGGCGAGGAGACGGAGATCACCAGTACGCACACGGTGGTCGTGAACCCGGAGGCGATCGCGGGGGTCTTGGGCGCAGCGGCGGGCGTCACCGAGGCGCGCACCTTCATCCGGGAGGCGCTCGGCCGCAACAGCACGGCGACGATGGGGTATGCGAAGGCGTACGCGGAGGAGATCGCAGGCCGAGCAGGTCACTCGGCGGCTCACTGAGCTGGTCGCTGAGCGGACCGGTCCACACGGCGGGGAGAGGTCGGGAGAAGGCCATGCGCGTGCTGTTCACCACCTTCGCGGCGCGTACGCACGTCCACAGCCAGGTGCCCCTGGCATGGGCACTGCGCGCTGCGGGTCACGATGTGCGCGTGGCCACCCAGCCCGATGCCGTGGAACACGTGCTGCGGGCCGGGCTGTCCGCGGTGCCGGTGGGTGCTCCACTGAACCAGGAAGCCCTGGTGGAGGAGTTGGACGAGCGCCGGAGCGAAGCGCTGGAGAGTGGTCGGGAGGGGCCGGAGTCCCTGGACTACCTGGAACTGACCGACATCAGCGAAGTCCGGCCGGAGCGGCTCACGTACGAGCTGATGCACCGCAGGCAACTGGCCCTCGCAGCGGGGGCATTTCCCACCCAGTGCGATCCGGAGATGATCGACGACCTGGTGCGTTACGCGCGGTGGTGGCGGCCGGACCTCGTGGTGTGGGACACGATGACCTTCGCGGGCCCCGTCGCGGCGATGGCCGCGGGCGCGGCGCACGCCCGGTTGCTCTTCGGCCTCGATCTCATCGGCTTTCTGCGCCACCACTACAACCGGGTGCTGGAGCGTCGGATACCCGCGCTGCGGGACGATCCGATGGCGGAGTGGTTGGGCTGGACCCTGGAGGAGTACGGCTGCCGCTTCACCGAGGAGGCCGTGGTGGGGCAGTGGACCATCGATCCGGTTCTCACCTCGTTGGCACTGCCGACGGATCTGGTGCGGGTGCCGATGCGCTACGTCCCGTACAACGGGCCCGCCGTACTGCCTGATTGGGTCCTGGAGCCGCCGCGGCGCCCCAGGGTCTGCGTCACTCTCGGGCTGTCGCTGCTGGAGACCCTGGGCAGGGACCGGGTGTCGCTGGCCGAGATCCTCGACGCCGTCGCAGCACTGGACGTCGAGGTCGTCGCGACCGTCGGCGCGGCGCGGCGCGATGCGCTCGGGACGCTGCCCGCACGGGTTCGGGTGGTGGACTTCGTTCCGCTGGACGCCCTGTTGCCCAGTTGTGCCGCCGTGGTGCACCACGGCGGGGCGGGTACCTTCCAGTCGGCGCTGGCCCACGGGGTCCCGCAGATCATCCTGCCGGACGTGCTGTGGGACAGCGCGCGCCGGGCCGAGGGCCTGGAACGCTCCGGTGCCGGGCTCCAGGTCGCCGATCCCGCGCGTCTGACCGCGGCGGGCTTGCGTGACCTCGTCAGCCGGGTCGTCGAGCACCCGGCTCCGGCGCGCCATGCCCGTCGGTTGCGTCGGGAGATGGCTGCGACCGCTGCGCCCGCGGATGTGGTCCCCGTCCTCGAACGACTCACCTCACACCATCGGCCGGCTGTCCGTCGGGGCCTGTGAGCAGTCCTGCCCGTGACGGCCGCACGGCGGCCCTGGGGTCTGTCCCGCTCCGCGCGGATTCTCCCGGGAAATGTCGGTT
Coding sequences within:
- a CDS encoding aromatase/cyclase, which encodes MTEPQTHHTEHRITVNAPADVVFALIEDVTGWPETFPPCVHVDAERDGDRERIRIWATAGGEVKGWTSLRELDRKRLRVRFRQEVSAPPVAAMGGEWVIESDPSGATLVRLLHDFSAIGDDPAKVEWIQHAVDRNSGQELAALRAAAELRTQRGELTLTFSDSLRVAGAAKDVYDFIDRADAWEQRLPHVARVSLTEDVPRQQVLEMDTRTADGSTHTTRSVRICFPHDRIVYKQLQTPVLMSAHTGEWLIREVGEETEITSTHTVVVNPEAIAGVLGAAAGVTEARTFIREALGRNSTATMGYAKAYAEEIAGRAGHSAAH
- a CDS encoding methyltransferase produces the protein MSSTSSQHDGTPIDRFLRLVDLVTPTSLRVAATLRLVDHMAAGAHTPKDLARATGADAGALHRLVRHLTAVGVFEESAPGRFGPTELGLLLADDHPLQQRSWLALDQIIGRADLAFTQLLEAVKTGRPSYEALYGRPFWDDLSANPELGESFDALMATEEEAVDEGFIATYDWSGVRHVLDVGGAPGGLIQSIVRTLPEVRGTLLDLPSPADRARAKIAQRGLADRIDVIGGDFFDELPVTADLVLLSMVLLNWQDDEARRILKRCRDALEPGGTLILRERAEPSTDATTSTADLHFSLLDMRMLVFLGGRVRTTAEWSELAASAGLAITSLVTPITSPVVPFDFCLIEMTPVD
- the fabG gene encoding 3-oxoacyl-ACP reductase FabG, which encodes MTSKELKVAIVTGATSGIGASVAALLAEQGHRVFLCGRDAQNVATTIERFRKEGYEVDGRACDVRSTDDVHVFVAAAVERYGPVGILVNNAGRSGGGTTSTLTDELWRDVMATNLDGVFRVTREVLTTGRMLEGTSGRIINIASTGGKQGVMFGAPYSASKHGVVGFTKALGQELAKSGVTVNAVCPGYVETPMAQRVRQGYADFWETSEDEVLTKFEAKIPLGRYSTPEEVAGLVGYLVSDTAASITAQALNVCGGLGNY
- a CDS encoding activator-dependent family glycosyltransferase codes for the protein MRVLFTTFAARTHVHSQVPLAWALRAAGHDVRVATQPDAVEHVLRAGLSAVPVGAPLNQEALVEELDERRSEALESGREGPESLDYLELTDISEVRPERLTYELMHRRQLALAAGAFPTQCDPEMIDDLVRYARWWRPDLVVWDTMTFAGPVAAMAAGAAHARLLFGLDLIGFLRHHYNRVLERRIPALRDDPMAEWLGWTLEEYGCRFTEEAVVGQWTIDPVLTSLALPTDLVRVPMRYVPYNGPAVLPDWVLEPPRRPRVCVTLGLSLLETLGRDRVSLAEILDAVAALDVEVVATVGAARRDALGTLPARVRVVDFVPLDALLPSCAAVVHHGGAGTFQSALAHGVPQIILPDVLWDSARRAEGLERSGAGLQVADPARLTAAGLRDLVSRVVEHPAPARHARRLRREMAATAAPADVVPVLERLTSHHRPAVRRGL